The genomic region AAATTTCTTGGGCTGTCAAAAGTCTTCTGCTGAATGCATCAACAACCTGGTTTAAttgaccttttttgtgcttgattgtgaatgtgtaggcttgcatatacTCTAACCACTTCATATGTTTGTGATTGAGtttttcttgtgagtttagaaagcttaaagcttgattgtctatgtagactacAAATGCCTTatgaaggagatagtgtctccacttcctcaaagcctgaactaaagcatataactccaagtcatatgaggagtatttcctcttttcatcacttagcttctcactatggaatgCTATtgttctttcttcttggcttatgACAACACCTACtgtaacattgcttgcatcacattccactgtgtAGAGTTTCTCAAAAATAGGCAACACTAACATCGGTTGAGTGGCtatcttttctttcaaggtttcaaaacctttatttGCTTGTTTattccactgaaactttgccttcattaAACCTTTATCTGCTTGTTTATTCCACTGAAAATTTGCCTTCTTTCCACCTgtaatagtgtccaacattggtgcacatatagcactgaattggctaatgaacttcctgtaatactgagctagtccatggaagtttctcacctttgttgctgacttaggagtaggacAATTTACTATGGATTTagccttgctaggatccatcttgaggtttccttgtgacaacacaaacccaaggtaaaccaactctttcttaacaaattcacacttgtacaagttcatggttagcttctcttcatacaatctttgtagcacaatttCCCAATGATTAACATGATctaccctatccttactgaaaatgagaatatcatctaaatataccaccacaaatttacctacgaagtccttcatcacctcattcatgagtctcatgaaggtgcttggagcattagataagccaaatggTATTACAAGCTATTCATAaagaccctttgttgtcttgaatgttattttccattcatcaccctccttaatcctaatttggtggcatccacttttaaggtcaatcttggtaaagtatttggttttccataaaaaatccattaggtcttctattctaggagctggaaacctatatctaatggtgatcctatttatatccCTAGATTCGGTGCACAATCtgcaagtaccacctttctttggggctaaaacgGTAGGTACATCACAAGGGCTAATGATTtccctaattaggccttggtctaagagctcttggatttgtttggcaatcttaatattttgttggggagtcatcttgTAAGCTACTTttttaggtaaggatgctctgcatataaagtctatttgatggcttatggctcttttaggaggcaAGGTGGTTGGCTGTCAATCACTCACTAtccctttgaacttcttcaataggtcttgtacctctattggcaaatctggctactctttcttgtcttcctctttagacTTCATCAccaatgcaaaccctataccttcaccttcctcaagtgtcatcaagaactatttttcactcactaaGAGGATATTAGGACTTGCTTCTCCTTTTTCACCTTCgtcaaggatagattggatcttgaatgtgactccctatttcttgaataaatatgcattcttggctccatcatgaatagcttgtctatcaaattgccatggtcttcccaatagaagatggcatgcatccatgggtaggacatcacataacacttcatccttatacctcccaatggtgaaatctCCCCATGCTTGcgcattgactaggacatgttggcctctGTTCAACAAAGTGACCCTATAttggttgttgtgaggtatcctttgcaatttaagtttactcactgcctcttctgatacAATGATGTTTGTTGACCCTAAGttaatgatcactttgcaaactttgtccattatcttacatttgatcctaaataatgacctcctttggctaggctcttctctgataggttcttttatcaaagttcttcttatcatcaagttgttatctacctctgattctaaggcaacctctgaagtctttctTCTTGAactctcttcttgaagatagttcactctcctttcactactctatgatgatgatcccttctctagacacctatatactggatgaccaagctgattgcaatgataacacttcattgaggaaaaatatgaggaacctctaccttgtccactagacatTCCTCTAAAACCACtctttgacccccttcctctattgaatcctcctttactagtgccactttCTTGTTTCTcaatgagtttagactcaccttgtgatctttgctctgagtttcttcctccaaagcctcccttatggcctttattttattttcctctacctttgcccctattactacttgaatcatgttttcttttcagtttttaTTCCACTTTAAGGGAAAGTTGATAGCTTTGATAAACCGTCTTTGGGCTCATTACActgatttcctcttggatgttccatcttagtTCGTTTAGGTAGCTAGCAACTTTTAGactttcttcttccaccgcatgagatctaagactaagtttgtgaaactccttcgtataaccacttacatcaaggtcttttttaattaatttttgtcttttcctatgaatctacacttcatagtcatcagggagatagacttctttgattttgactaacatccctttccaagaagagatgggtgttttaccctatttcttcttctcatcctgcacaaatttccaccatgtgagagcagcttccctcatcctagacttggccactttaactctttgaGCTTTATTTATTccctcacattcaaaatggttctttATGCCCTCTATCCTTTCTAGAACCACTTCTCCTTCCATCTTACCagtaaacaatggcaatccttctagtgatttaccacttaaggctttcaatgcctttaggaaaggttcttgttctaaaacaagattaggttcaggtactttgtctacttctaacacctctttacccttcccttcttctccttcaacctttaccaacacttcatctgccttggtttcaatctcaccaagcttactttccaattcaatcaacttttccttcaggagtctattctcttcctctcgatcatccactttctttgacAACTCTACATTGGTCTCCATGGTGTTGTCTTCTAAAGATTCcattgaggacatctactcacatagcccaaatcttataggctctgataaaaatttgatagggtttacctagctttctcacacttcacctagttggtgttgctcaattccagcAACCTTACCAGGTCTATCTATGCTTCAAGACCTTCAATTCCTTCCAATCTTTGCTAGGAATTTCTCCTCaccaatctcaatgtgtttggaacAAGTGTTTGACAAAGAAAcctaccatttcaatgtgtttcccatatgctcaatcttgctataatgacaacaacttgtcaatttctcacttttcacccccatgtTATTGTGAGTCATTGTAGAGGTGTGGAGATGGCATCTACAATCTAATCTATCCAATTTGGTCCAATTTTGGTTTTGCATTCACcatcttccttaccgatttcattaatttgcctagaaatagggttgcaaggatgagccccaattaggcttCCTAAATCCGTTTTTTGAGGGTTTTTGGTTTTACAGTCCAAAAGACCTTGCAAAGAGTTTTACTTTTCTTCAATCACTCACCCATCCCTAGGATATTTTGTTGGTTTTCATCTTCCAACTTGCCGTatagtgccctaacccaaaaatgagggtttgctagggtttctaggcctttaaccgacAGTGACTATTCAAATTTGTGAAATGGGCATCTAAATGACTTGTCAAGGTTTCTCCTTGCTACTGAAACTCTGTATGGACCTCATGAATCATCCCAAATGATTTGGTTAAGGTTTTTTATTCACCCCTGCACTATGCATACAATTTTCACCTTGTTttctctagccgagttgctcctggacttgcctagaacaaggtaGTAACCATGATGAAATCCACTTCCATAACTCCTCCCTACATCATTACACTCtacatagggtttccttccatttcccaacatTTTTTGATTGTAGCaaagagggattttatggggcaaccattttacaagaatttactatttacaagccaaaactggctgtttggaaacaaaacaatgaaagtactAACAAAACCTAtctacaaagaatgaaatgaaccaaatagcactagaacacaccaaataactacaatccaaaactggatcaatggattcaatccattagtgtTCACATTTTATGAAAAATAACACAAAAACAGTTATAAGAGTTTGAAAATaagtagtttcagattgtcaatcatacaaaatgaaacttccaaccttggtaaccatgcaagaggaggttaaattagtcttccccacatgtggaggtATCCTAGGTCAATATGCTAGCCCTAACTCAACCGCTAATctctttaggaccaaagttgtcatgacaactttcaaaagttttCACATTTTATCTTTTCAACTTAAGCAACTTATTACAAGTCATTAGTCATAAATTTTTAatcattcctaagactattctaaacctctctaatgatCATACCAAGTTATGTGTCTTCTGACCAATAAGAAGGCCATTTACCTACTCAaactaccacctactcacaaagtgctaACCTAGAAGGAAAACTAACTCAAGTAGGCCTACACCTGACTCAAAAAAAACtttacacacacaccttggaccttCATGGAGTTGTTATTAGAAACCTGACTtcgctaaggtcagtacaagccaaaattgtagaaggactatgaacgtaagtcctaggtgctccttcACCAAGTGAGCTTGAAATATTATTCTACATATATCATATATTGTGAGTTATCCCTCACCATGGTTTTCCTATTTAGATTTTCCACATAACtctagtgttctcttgtgtatgGTGTTTAATTGTTTTATCTTTTCTTTTATTGATAAGGTTAAGATTAAAGTGATTGCGTATTGATAAATTAGGTTTAAGATTTGGgtccaaactgattcaccccccctccagTGCTAATGTGTGttaaacaattggtattagatgtgAGTTCCTATAAAAGAAGCTAAACTATTTGAGACAGATCTAGGATGGCTTATGATAAATCTTACAAGATTCCCAAGACTGATGGCACAAACCATGTCTTCTAGAAGATATAGAAGGAATAATATTTGAACTCTATGGGATTTAGAATTTGGAACTTTGTTGTAGATGATTATACTCCTCCCTCTACTCAACCTACAACTTTGTATGAAATTAGAATGAATGAGAATAATGGAAAGGCAAGGAATGCAATCATAAGTTATTTTATAGAATTCTTGAAGGTGATGGACTGCAAATCTACCAAAGAAGTGTAGGAGAAGCTTAGCAACATATTTGAAGGAGATAAAAAGATAATCCAAGTGAATTTACAGAACCTCAAAAGAAGATTTGAGAGAGAATATTTGAGGATGAGAATATTGATAGCTACATGCACGAGGTAACTAAAGTGGTTAGTGGAATCAAAGGTGTTGATGATAAACCAGATAGAGATGAAGTAGTAAAGAGGGTACTTCAAAACCTTCCTATATCATTTATTGCTAAGGTTAATGCTATTTAAGAAAGAAATGATTTGGATACATATACAATGGATCAAATCTATGGAGAACTCACTTCCTTTGAGATGAGAGGCATGGATATTGACAATTCCAAGAAGGAAGCTACATTTAAAGCTAGTAAGAGAGTGGAATATAATGTTGATCTAGATGATGAATTTGATGCAAAAGTAAACTTTGtaagaaaattgaataaaggaactagcaaatataaaggtaagttacccttttAATTCATTAACTATGGAAGaattgatcattatatatataagtGTAGTTTTAAGGATAGTAGCAAtataaaggaaaaagagagaaataaaagagaagaagatagagacaAAAGCGACATGCAGGTAAAAGAAGGTTTTACTCAAAAAGTGCTACTCTTCTAAAGATGTAGGTTGTGAAGAGTCAAATGATAAAATATTATGTACGGTTATAAAAATTGACAATGTTGATGTATGTAAAGAGTCTGATGGTCTACATACTAATGAAACCAATGAAATATCCTTGATTATTGAAATGCTCTTCATGCAAAAGAGAAACTAAATGTTTGGGTGATTGATAGTGTCTACTCCAATGACATGACCGGTAATAATAAATGTTTATCAATCTTATAGAATGGGATGGTGGAGAAGAAGCTACTCAAATTTGTGGAAAGCGAATTGTCACATTGACGGAAAATACAGAACAAAGGATGTTTTCTATGTTGAGGAACTAAAGAAAGATTTGTTTAGTATTAGGCGAATGTGTAGTGAAGGATGCATACTTTTATTTCATAATATTAAAGGTGAAATTAGAAAAGGTTCTCTAAAAGATTGGTTGCAAGGAAAACAAGGATTGCTAGTAATCTCTATCAATTAAAGGAGGTAGACCATTTAATTTCCTTAAATATAGTAAATCAAGAAAGCCCTATAGAAATTAAAACTTGGTGAAATATTAGAAGGATGATTGAAAAATTAATGATTACGATAGTGGTGATATGGATGactttgaaatagaaattgaaaagtaGGAAGTGCGATAGTGTGTGAATCGGTTCTAATTACTTAGAAAGAAGCGGTACATTGTTTTTAggtcccctctctctctctctcttggattGGACTCCTTTCACCATGCAATTATATTTTATTGGCCAACTTGATAAGACCTATGTTTGTCCTCTATTTTGGTTGACCTAACTGATATTGGCAATGAAGGAGATGGTATATATAGAAATCAAGTTGATGTTGATGGTGTAGATGAGTGTGTGGATCATTGTGTGTACTATACCTACATGATTAATATACCATTTTTAGAAGTCAGTTGTGAAAAATTCAACGTGAGGTAGCTATTGTGGAGTTTGTTACTTACAACAGAGATTCACGAACAACTTCATGTATGGAGATTATGAGAGGCAGTGATGCTGAAGTCCTGTTCATTTATGATTCATATATTCATTGTACCTTTGTTTGGAGAAGCGATATACATATTTCAAGCATTGTATCTTATCCTAGGTAATGCACTCTACCATAAAAGTCCTTTAGGGAATAGTGTGCTACCCTGGTAGTGATTTATCATAATAGTTTTATATATTGTGAGTTATCTCTCGCCATTGTTTTtctctgtttgggttttccatgtaattctagtgttctcttgtgtatggtgtttcattgttttatctttcattattgTTGGTAAGGATAAGATTAAACTGATTATGGATTAAGAAATAAGTTTTAAGATTTGGGCCTAGATAGATTCACCCCCTTCCATCCACCATGCCCACCTCTTAGTTGTAAGGCATGTTCAACAAATCATACTCTTCACAAGACAcattaataaaataatcaatttttggGTGACCCATAACTTGATTGGTAGTACATGCTTTGAAACAAATGTTATGGTCTAACTTTTTTGGCAGAGTTTTTGAATGATTCAATGCCATATAACTTATTGGAGTACATTGTTAATACCCAAATTATAAATAATAACTTTACATTTTCTACTCAAATAAAAAGACATGCTGATCATAAAAATACCATTTAAGAACTTGAGAGGTGGTTacattgcaaataatttttttatgatttaatccTATACACGTTTTCATCATGATTAGTAAAAAATATTGTATAGTATTCTATAATTCACCACCAAGATGGAGAAAATCATatgaaaattcaaaaataaattccagtatagatatcttaaatgcaTCTATCCAAAATTGCTATGAGATAACAATGTGAAAtaattttatttgcataaaaattaCATGACTATTAAACATTAATATTTTAACATATGATACTCATACCATTACATTACACTCCTTATACCATTATAAAATGCTTATGACATACATTTAATTATCTTCTATTAAATTTGTGGTTAGCGAAGCTACCAACCCAAcaaaattgattttttaaaattcaGTATTGTTAAAAAATCATGTAATAACTACTAAGTACATTCCATTTCCACACCTCATGAGGTGCCTCCCAAAATCTGGGAAACCAAATCGATTGACCCCTAAAATTGATATAAAGATCTGAATCAACAATGCACAATTTCAGGATAAACAATTCAAAACGAAGGACACCATGGAACGAGGTCAAATACTGATGGGCAAATACGAAATAGAGAAACTAATAGGAAAGGGCGGATGGGGAAAAGTATACCGTGCAGTACACACAAAAACAGGCGACACAGTGGCCATAAAACTTCTAGACAAGCAAAAACTTTTCACTCCATCTCTCCGCCAAATAGAGAAAGAAATCGCCAACATGAGATCTCTACGCCACCCCAACATAGTGCAATTATACGAAGTCATGGCCACCAAAACCAAAATATACTTAATCATGGAGTACGTAAGCGGTGGAGACTTTTTCGATAAACTCGAGGGCGTGGGAAGTTTCAGAGAAGAAGAGGCCAGGAAATATTTCCAGGAATTGATCATCGCAGTGGATTTCTGTCACAGCCGCGGGGTTTTCCACCGCGACCTAAAGCTGGAGAATCTGTTGGTTGACGGAGACGGGAATCTGAAGGTGGCTGATTTTGGGCTGAGTACGCTAAAGAAAGAGGGCGGGAAGTTGCATGGAATGTGTGGGACGCCGCAATATATTGCACCTGAGGTTTATACCTCTGTTTTTGGCTATGACGGCGCCAAAGCTGATGTTTGGATGTGTGGGGTTATTTTGTATCTTTTTCTTGAGGGGCGTTATCCCTTTGATAATAAAAATGATGGGGGGTTCTTCAGGTGCCTTAGTTTCCAGAAGAAGGATTTGAGATTTGATATGCCGTGGTTTCTTTCTGAAAAAGTGCAAGAGCTGGTGGCTAAAGTTTTGGATCCTAACCCTAAAACACGGTTTAGTACACGTCAGATTATGGAGCACTCCTGGTTTCGTAAGAACTTTCAAGCTGTTAATGAAAACACAGGTAAATATAAGTGAGAAATTTGAGTTATCGGTTattttaagttttgatttgtttagtcAGTCATTTAAATGGTGATAATATAAATTTTAGTGGAGAAGTGAATGTGATTTCATCTAATCAAATCAAAGTTTAAGGTTTGTTGTTTAACAGAGATCAGTTAATTTTTGGTTTAAACTATACATTCTAAATGTTGACTTGCTTAGTAGCTCATCtgaaatcatatttatttatttttttgacaaatgaagatttttaGTGTATTATAATTGTAATGTAGATTTAAAATTTAGATGATAATTAATGTCTTATTTATATGAAAATTTaggtatttttttaaataattaatatgttaatcataatgttttgattaagtgtttaattaatagcatcttttaaaaaaataaaaaaatataaatatatgaatatgtccttaaatttaaaatttatactCTTACAATTATGAATTAGCAAATAATTTATCGttgtatttaaaataaaataaaatttggtatTAAAAATGTAATgagaagaaaaattaaatttatatgaaTGTATTTCAGAGTATCTTcttttttgaaaattaattttttcATAGATATGTACTAATATATACTTTGATGATTTGTTTCAGAAAATTCGATTGAAAATTTTAATGGAAAAAGTAAACACAAGTCTCTTAATGCATTTGAGATAATCAATTCAAGGTTTGATATATCACCTTTGATTATTGGGGATGATGAAAAAGGGAAAATTCAATTTTGAGTTTCACATGAACCTATAATTAGTATTACATCAAATGAACCTATAATTAGTATTGTTAAAAAACTTGGGAAGATTGGGAAGGAGTGGAAATTGACAACCACAAAGACACATTGTACAATGAATATAAAGAGAAAGGAAGCTGGTAAGAAAATGAATATGTTAAGAAAATGAATATGGAGATTAAAGCCATGATATATGAAGTAGGGCCATCATTGTTCAAAATAGAGGTGAGTAGAAAAAGTAGAGATTCACTAGAATATCAACATTTTTATGATCAAGAATTAAAGCCTAtgattaaagaatttttttttttacaccTAAAGGCGGTGATGTATAAAAATCAtggttaaataaattaaaatttaaataaaattgaaaatatgactTAATTCATTTCTATAAAAACGTTTAGCTGACTCTAAATAAAAAGATGGTACAAATTTTAAGCTATgagtaattttttattaatttaatgtgTTAGACAAGAGGATGAATTCTATTTTCCACtttgtttaaatattttaatatataaaaaataaattacaaacttAAATTAATGTAAATAAGTCAATATTGATAAATGAAAAGTAAAGAGTAATTCAAACAAGAGATGTAGAGTACTTAGCTCCTCAAAAGGTGAATAATAATTTGATTGTGATATGTCCCTAGTCATATCTTTGATATTGGTTATTATTATAACATGCATACATTGTTTAAATGACATGTCCTtggatattaaaaaataattttataagttCTATTCTATAATTTTTTCTTTCTAGaacaataatattatatttttttcataatcTTATGAATTTTTTTCACCTCATGTGGatattaaaaaatgatttaataaattCTATTCTCTAATTTTTTCTTTCTAGAACTATAATATTATACTTTTTTCATAAtcttatgttttgtttttttcacCTCATGTTTCACTCATTCTACTTTTGAACCTACTTTGACATTGAATTAGCATTACACCTTTAAGGATCATAGTATACTACAATTTAGAATTAAATAAAGAACTCATTTCTGCCTTTAAAATCCTATAATTTATATTACATTTTCATCTAATCACATTTCTAAATGTACCTTTGTTATGATTCTAGTATGATATtactaatattatatattatatgtaatcTTAAGTATAATTTATTTAATACATGAATATGTATTAGTTAAAATTATGAGGTATGTCCCTACATAATTAATTCTAGAAATAATAGTAAGGACTCTCTTCCGTATTATCATATCATATCTTGTTGAGTATATATGTTATCATTTGATATTTGGAGGTCACCTCCTTGAAGTGTTCTATGtttctaaatttttttgcatttattTCCAACAAATATAGGAAGAGATATCAGAGCTATGATTAGGGCCAAGATTTTAGTTTccatcataactttcaaaccattacaatacatttgattttttttttttgtattaataatAAGGATTTCAAAAAGTTACAATTATACAAGAACGAGTCCGGGCCTCATAGAGGCAGCAAAAAGAGAGTATGAGGCATGGCCTCCCGGCAAGAAAtgtgatagatttttttttaagttttaaggAATGTGATAGATAAACGTTTAGAAACAACAAGATAATTTCAAGGTAAGTTTTACAAAATTTATAGTTATCTTACTCTTTTTTATAAAATTTCTTTATCAACTACAAttttttgatttattgaaataaaaattaaaatttttggaaagattttaaTAAATCAGAGAATCTTATATATTTGTAATATACTATTGATAATCAATTATATGCCTTAATTTAGTGGTCAAACTATAGTCAAGATTCATTAAATTTTCATTAAAGGTTgtaatttttaaatatttgtttaaaATTTACAATTTTAGAAATCTTattaaaaattaggtaaattaattgtTAATATATTCCTTAATTCAATGGTAAAATATTGGGTGAGAACTTaaacatcaaattttctcaaaacaaatatttttcctaccttaatagatattaaaataaaaacataattgaagccATATTAGGATTTGAGGACCTATCTATCCATACAAAATCCAAGGACCCATTttattttcaatcttataaaattAAGTTCATAATTCCACAAGGAAATGAAACAACAATACATTATTTTAAAGATAAAACACTTGACTCACTTGTATAATCTATAAATGAGTGTTTAGAGAAGTTTACAAAAGAATCATTATCATAGTTAAAATATCAAAGAAACCACCAAGTTTGGTTCAACCATAATAAGCCAAATCAATGGATAGGAGAACATTTTAAAGATTAAGAATCATGGTtacaaaaaaatctaaaataaattaaatttaaatttaaatttttacaaaGATACACATTAGataatatttataaataacttTCATAATTTCTAAaactaattaaatataaaaattattttcacGTATCAGAACTAGCTCATTCATATATTCTATAAAACAACTAATTTGACACAATCTATATGAATCCCATTAAAAATTTTGTCATTtccataatttaaattttaaaaaaataatgacaCAAAAACATTTACCATCACTAAAATCTGaattcaatattaaattaaatttaagaaaataaatcTTTCACAAATTATATaacatttataaataaaattatatttaacataaaatgaaaagatcatttaaaaattatgaaaattttaattttgttccataaaaataataaataGCCTTTTTAAGAGAACTATCTTATAAGATTGACCAATTGACTTTGATATGAAGTTTTTATTAATCTTGAGTGTTTTCAGATTAGATTTTGTATGAGTTTTTTAACAAACATTTCAGATCAGACTTCGTGATCCATCATCACGATGAGAAACAAAGAGAATTTAGAAGTGAGAAGATGACCAAGAAGCAAACCAAGTGAATAAAAATAGGGAGGGATGAGGCACAAGGATCGAGGAAGGCTAACAAGGCTACCACAAAGGAACAAGGAAGagaacaaaataaaaaagaaagacaaaaagaaaaaaataagaataataaaaataaatgagaaacaattaaaaataaaataaaaagacccATACAAACTAACATAAATTAAGATAACAAGAAAataaaggagagaataaaaagacCTTGAATAGGGGACGAAGGGATATAGGTACCTAGGATGGATGGAAAGGATGAAATGCTAGGTGCATGTTTGGATGTAGGTTTggtagggataccaacgtc from Cryptomeria japonica chromosome 3, Sugi_1.0, whole genome shotgun sequence harbors:
- the LOC131074415 gene encoding CBL-interacting protein kinase 2-like, with protein sequence MERGQILMGKYEIEKLIGKGGWGKVYRAVHTKTGDTVAIKLLDKQKLFTPSLRQIEKEIANMRSLRHPNIVQLYEVMATKTKIYLIMEYVSGGDFFDKLEGVGSFREEEARKYFQELIIAVDFCHSRGVFHRDLKLENLLVDGDGNLKVADFGLSTLKKEGGKLHGMCGTPQYIAPEVYTSVFGYDGAKADVWMCGVILYLFLEGRYPFDNKNDGGFFRCLSFQKKDLRFDMPWFLSEKVQELVAKVLDPNPKTRFSTRQIMEHSWFRKNFQAVNENTGKYK